From a region of the Daphnia pulicaria isolate SC F1-1A chromosome 1, SC_F0-13Bv2, whole genome shotgun sequence genome:
- the LOC124320213 gene encoding uncharacterized protein LOC124320213 isoform X5, protein MYRIFGVVDERMRPTILVHRRPAIFFHDRCYAPPILIQRLASYERYFQDLLCETGADHPDLDDVHKARDKAQELVKRCEEEINQLDRVQNLFPNDQLYLHDKDALSLKMKGLIRKRSTTAARLQRAFSAKSLRTAASNPAAVVSVTPSGSSSSPGGSEMGADSPAVHSSPSNSTSLMTTPNNKTPNDKEKRQFIMETSVQFINGLQSRDRHLFLFNDLLLIAKARSGGHFKLKDKVRISELWLSTGIEEVAEGSAGKSRDTSFVIGWPPSVNLVATFSSAALRDLWWNRLGQAVKDERDKEPKTTTIQITYHDAVQAIGYTKTLSVSPTETVRDVIKLALSHLEMSGTADINSFRLWLKTGGSASTLTSTSIDSDSSPYPLIGHELPFAIKMNCLRDYIGRAAVDNDNSIHFESNGNGLTTPIDMLDHCNNIYNADPAARCQFILRSVQKPSFNGSVLGNAKQVVATKGANGAGGAAKTKKSPTRIQKVFRRVQSKPDSLETVGAGNPTSPTLLAAAKAGAFFGQPLNKIFPQPDQLPQPIMDMLLELRAKGPHTVGIFRKSANARQVREIRERIDANGSRMDWNGINAVVTAVVFKDFLRSLPDSLLCSGMYDQWLQVAAMDGQDSALEKIKGLCDRLPSANVTLLRHFLCVLLHIVANSSHNMMSASNLAVCVGPSLLWAPVAAANATAAAAALNPALALSAEATASKQVPALVAVLIDKCSILFGAETANLLNDKAPAATSAPEAQNSSRRVSCNTNGVTTNGHSRSRQAPVQKHMARQGLMQHDSGNEESDSLHSLYHSDVMRRDDSSIDSLERELLGDGLEHDHHHVHSIHLRRDKMSVTNLSRDSGLTLSDTQLYTPDEDMEEGSESSSSGRGSDRDKSRNGGVQLRSRSTTASATIVSSRADQTRSMYSVPSIRGSEKNGIANGSVRLLDSYGKLNGGPSSYTPVYDHSRPDAIYRKMSDDAVYAVPKATPTVVLGEEYQSGGSHFQRQDWFRRKSHNRKQSGGVKFDSPPMSGMMLRRSASDESLANVNQSSEIHYHQNYKKPAAHRKGRAPAPPVGTRMTMDCMELSRRSKSDANLDMEGLRFCVDEPDRRVNGHKSPNYSSGSIRPSHSTPHITAEEQASTADRSYDSSTLSDDDSTPHVSRSNSRGSKDYRAVNSAWESTYGALTVPVPAPIHIIVSQDGTGSIVYPNSNGTPSTKHSSRTNTGSSSSSSSRMATTSTPHHEHRSRQAERRPVVSCAPSSGSASRSSHYVATPPTGSSRYADYDTVIYASNGGRRSREQQDTSLYSIHSNGSGSLSGTPDIPSYEEAMMSRRQRHQGTPVTGGTNWTTWKEKSNNNSLIQVRASPIRLNSQQPDESGWDAEGHTPPPLPPKSDPIPPLPPKQKIHLRSHNPVRMRINNSVQSPSSSRTRPVTIHMDASILSSLDGSGSSSPTQPPSLPRKERNRGNNVSVVSIENSYTPLHRSFAFSTHNLRTAMENNAGRVEEWTSAKEDDQEAELSDQSDRRVDQEIQTSGHWAQFCEIETQTSLSPQPSLTPSASSADEAPPPKLTVGRYEKNTRGVNNRRREVAVETERSRPRTKDSSTGRDGLGLHRSHSLPPLDKVSSEDGTDDEDVEEEKPDFPNTPQPQPQSQSSATSQALRRAEISWSVSQLRALFNGNSSVSSGSSIPPPYRSPPAHQQQQQTRQRSESTDSYGEESYV, encoded by the exons ATTCAGCGGTTGGCCAGTTATGAGCGCTACTTTCAGGATCTGCTGTGCGAGACGGGTGCTGATCATCCCGACCTTGACGACGTTCACAAAGCCCGAGATAAAGCTCAAGAG TTGGTGAAACGCTGCGAGGAGGAAATCAATCAGCTGGATCGAGTGCAGAACCTGTTCCCCAACGACCAGCTCTATCTCCACGACAAGGATGCTCTCAGTCTG aAGATGAAGGGTCTGATCCGGAAGCGGTCTACGACGGCCGCTCGGCTACAAAGGGCCTTTTCGGCCAAGAGCCTGCGCACCGCCGCCAGCAATCCAGCGGCGGTGGTCAGCGTCACACCGTCgggctccagcagcagcccaggcGGCAGTGAAATGGGCGCCGACAGCCCAGCCGTTCACTCGTCGCCGTCCAATTCGACGTCGCTCATGACAACGCCCAACAACAAGACGCCCAATGACAAGGAGAAGAGGCAGTTCATCATGGAGACGTCCGTTCAATTCATTAAC GGATTGCAGAGTCGCGATCGTCATTTGTTTCTATTTAACGACTTGTTGCTGATCGCCAAGGCCCGTTCCGGcggtcatttcaaattgaagGACAAGGTGCGCATCTCTGAGCTTTGGCTCTCGACCGGCATCGAAGAAGTGGCCGAAGGATCGGCCGGCAAGTCTCGCGACACTTCATTCGTCATTGGCTGGCCGCCGTCCGTCAACCTGGTCGCCACTTTCAG TTCGGCAGCGTTGCGCGATCTATGGTGGAACCGGCTGGGCCAGGCCGTCAAAGACGAACGGGACAAGGAGCCGAAAACAACTACCATTCAAATCACCTACCACGACGCCGTCCAGGCTATTGGATAC ACCAAGACATTGTCGGTGAGTCCCACGGAGACGGTGCGTGACGTCATCAAACTGGCCCTGTCGCACCTGGAGATGTCCGGGACGGCCGACATCAATTCGTTCCGCCTCTGGCTCAAGACGGGCGGCAGCGCTTCGACGTTGACGTCGACGTCGATCGATAGCGACTCGTCGCCTTATCCGCTCATCGGTCACGAACTGCCGTTCGCCATCAAGATGAACTGCCTGAGGGATTACATTGGACGGGCAGCCGTCGACAATGACAACAGCATCCATTTTGAGAGCAACGGCAACGGATTGACGACGCCCATCGACATGCTGGATCACTGCAACAACATCTACAACGCTGATCCGGCCGCCCGCTGCCAGTTCATCCTCAG AAGTGTGCAGAAGCCGAGTTTCAACGGTTCCGTCCTGGGAAATGCCAAGCAAGTGGTGGCCACCAAGGGCGCGAATGGCGCCGGCGGCGCTGCTAAAACCAAGAAATCGCCGACCAGGATCCAGAAAGTCTTTCGGCGGGTCCAAAGCAAACCGGACTCACTGGAAACGGTGGGCGCCGGCAATCCGACCTCTCCCACTTTATTGGCAGCAGCCAAAGCTGGCGCTTTCTTTGGCCAGCCGCTCAACAAGATTTTCCCCCAACCGGATCAGCTCCCGCAACCCATCATGGACATGTTGCTGGAACTCAGAGCCAAGGGACCGCACACGGTCGGCATTTTCCGCAAGTCGGCCAACGCTCGCCAGGTGCGAGAGATCCGCGAGCGCATCGACGCCAACGGGTCCAGGATGGACTGGAACGGCATCAACGCCGTCGTCACCGCCGTCGTCTTCAAGGACTTTCTCCGCTCGCTGCCCGACAGTCTCCTCTGCTCCGGCATGTACGACCAGTGGCTCCAGGTGGCCGCCATGGACGGACAAGACTCTGCTTTAGAGAAAATTAAAGG GTTGTGCGATCGACTTCCCAGCGCTAACGTGACGCTGCTGCGCCATTTTCTGTGCGTGCTCCTGCACATCGTGGCCAATTCTTCCCACAATATGATGTCAGCCTCGAATTTGGCCGTCTGCGTCGGGCCGAGCTTGCTCTGGGCACCCGTGGCCGCCGCTAACGCTACGGCCGCAGCTGCGGCCCTGAATCCGGCCCTGGCTCTCAGCGCCGAAGCCACCGCATCCAAGCAAGTCCCCGCCCTTGTGGCCGTCCTCATTGACAAGTGCTCGATCCTCTTTGGCGCCGagacg GCCAATTTGTTGAACGACAAAGCACCGGCTGCCACATCCGCTCCGGAAGCTCAAAACAGTAGTAGGAGAGTGAGTTGTAACACGAACGGCGTGACGACCAACGGACACAGCCGAAGTCGTCAAGCGCCCGTACAGAAACACATGGCCAGACAAGGATTGATGCAGCACGATTCCGGCAATGAGGAATCAGACAGCTTGCACAGTCTTTATCACT CGGATGTCATGCGCCGAGATGATTCATCCATCGACAGTCTGGAACGAGAGCTGCTGGGTGACGGACTAGAACACGATCACCACCACGTCCATTCGATTCATTTGAGACGCGATAAAATGTCGGTGACCAACTTGTCCAGGGATTCCGGATTAACCCTTTCCGATACTCAACTCTACACACCCGACGAAGACATGGAAGAAGGCAgcgagtcgtcgtcgtccggcCGTGGATCGGACCGTGACAAATCACGAAATGGCGGCGTTCAATTGCGATCCCGATCGACCACAGCCTCGGCGACTATCGTGTCCAGCAGGGCGGATCAGACCCGCTCCATGTACTCTGTGCCGTCCATCCGCGGCAGCGAGAAAAATGGAATTGCAAACGGTTCCGTCCGTCTCTTGGACAGCTACGGCAAGTTGAACGGCGGCCCGTCGAGCTACACGCCCGTTTACGATCATTCGCGACCGGATGCGATTTATCGCAAGATGTCAGACGACGCCGTCTACGCCGTGCCGAAAGCCACTCCAACCGTCGTCCTGGGCGAAGAATATCAGTCGGGTGGATCGCATTTCCAGCGACAGGATTGGTTCAGGCGCAAGTCGCACAACCGGAAGCAATCCGGCGGAGTCAAGTTTGACTCGCCGCCCATGTCGGGAATGATGTTGCGTCGCAGCGCCTCTGACGAGAGCCTGGCCAACGTCAATCAGTCGTCGGAAATCCATTACCATCAGAATTACAAGAAACCGGCCGCTCATCGCAAGGGAAGGGCTCCAGCTCCGCCCGTCGGAACTCGGATGACGATGGACTGTATGGAACTGTCTCGTCGATCGAAATCCGACGCCAATTTGGACATGGAAGGCCTGCGCTTCTGCGTAGACGAACCGGACCGTCGAGTCAACGGGCACAAGAGCCCCAATTACTCCAGCGGATCCATCCGGCCGAGTCATTCCACTCCGCACATTACGGCCGAGGAGCAGGCCTCGACGGCCGATCGGTCATACGATTCCAGCACGCTCAGCGATGACGACTCGACTCCGCACGTTAGCCGATCGAATTCGCGAGGATCAAAAGACTATCGGGCCGTCAATTCCGCCTGGGAATCCACCTACGGAGCGCTGACTGTCCCGGTTCCAGCTCCTATTCACATCATCGTTTCCCAAGATGGTACCGGATCGATCGTCTACCCCAACAGCAACGGAACACCGTCCACCAAACACTCGAGCCGGACCAATAcgggaagcagcagcagcagctctagcCGGATGGCCACGACGTCGACTCCGCACCACGAACATCGATCGAGGCAAGCGGAGCGGCGGCCCGTCGTCAGTTGCGCACCCTCTTCCGGTTCGGCCTCTCGATCCTCGCACTACGTCGCGACGCCGCCCACCGGATCGAGCCGCTACGCCGATTACGACACTGTGATCTACGCCAGCAATGGTGGACGTCGCTCTCGTGAGCAGCAGGACACGAGTCTCTACTCCATTCACTCTAACGGCAGTGGATCGCTGAGTGGGACTCCGGATATTCCCAGTTATGAAGAAGCCATGATGAGCCGACGCCAGAGGCATCAGGGCACACCAGTTACGGGCGGTACCAACTGGACGACGTGGAAGGAgaaatccaacaacaacagcttgATTCAGGTTCGCGCCTCGCCCATCCGCCTCAACAGCCAGCAGCCGGACGAATCCGGATGGGACGCCGAAGGCCACACCCCACCGCCTTTGCCGCCCAAGAGCGATCCGATCCCGCCGCTTCCGCCCAAGCAGAAGATTCACCTGCGCTCGCACAATCCCGTGCGGATGCGGATCAATAATTCGGTGCAATCGCCGTCGTCGAGCCGAACGAGGCCCGTGACGATCCACATGGACGCTTCAATCCTGTCGAGTTTGGACGGAAGCGGATCGTCGAGTCCGACTCAGCCACCGTCGCTTCCGCGCAAGGAGCGCAACCGCGGCAACAACGTGAGCGTCGTCTCGATCGAGAACAGCTACACCCCGCTGCATCGCTCGTTCGCTTTCTCTACCCACAACCTCCGCACGGCCATGGAGAACAACGCCGGACGCGTTGAGGAGTGGACTTCGGCCAAAGAGGACGACCAGGAAGCCGAGCTGAGCGACCAGAGCGACAGGAGAGTGGACCAGGAGATCCAGACGTCCGGTCACTGGGCCCAGTTTTGCGAGATTGAAACGCAGACGTCGCTGTCGCCGCAACCCAGTCTGACTCCGTCGGCCTCCTCCGCCGACGAGGCGCCGCCGCCAAAGTTGACGGTCGGTCGCTACGAGAAGAACACGCGAGGCGTCAACAACAGGCGACGGGAAGTGGCCGTGGAAACGGAGCGCAGCCGTCCCAGAACCAAAGACTCGTCCACCGGAAGGGATGGATTGGGGCTTCACCGATCTCACTCCCTCCCTCCGCTGGATAAAGTCTCGTCGGAAGACGGAACGGACGACGAAGACGTTGAGGAAGAGAAGCCAGATTTCCCGAATACGCCGCAGCCGCAGCCGCAATCGCAGAGCTCCGCAACTAGTCAGGCACTCCGGCGGGCTGAAATCAGCTGGAGTGTCTCTCAACTACGGGCTCTCTTCAACGGCAACTCGAGCGTGTCGAGCGGTTCCAGCATTCCGCCACCGTATCGCTCTCCTCCTgctcaccagcagcagcagcagacgcgaCAGCGGTCCGAATCAACCGACAGTTACGGAGAGGAATCCTACGTTTGA
- the LOC124320213 gene encoding uncharacterized protein LOC124320213 isoform X4: MLLNPSHDMLLPKTDARFRLTEDLVDSEREFLVSLRTIYDIYARPLRKLCSISDEEQKQLFGGIEPILSVSNMLLTKLEDALAAWDPHETKIGSLFSKQFWNQFDEYFRFFTQAKELLREKQCRDEEFIEICKLRQGAALHTIDSLLDLPIQRLASYERYFQDLLCETGADHPDLDDVHKARDKAQELVKRCEEEINQLDRVQNLFPNDQLYLHDKDALSLKMKGLIRKRSTTAARLQRAFSAKSLRTAASNPAAVVSVTPSGSSSSPGGSEMGADSPAVHSSPSNSTSLMTTPNNKTPNDKEKRQFIMETSVQFINGLQSRDRHLFLFNDLLLIAKARSGGHFKLKDKVRISELWLSTGIEEVAEGSAGKSRDTSFVIGWPPSVNLVATFSSAALRDLWWNRLGQAVKDERDKEPKTTTIQITYHDAVQAIGYTKTLSVSPTETVRDVIKLALSHLEMSGTADINSFRLWLKTGGSASTLTSTSIDSDSSPYPLIGHELPFAIKMNCLRDYIGRAAVDNDNSIHFESNGNGLTTPIDMLDHCNNIYNADPAARCQFILRSVQKPSFNGSVLGNAKQVVATKGANGAGGAAKTKKSPTRIQKVFRRVQSKPDSLETVGAGNPTSPTLLAAAKAGAFFGQPLNKIFPQPDQLPQPIMDMLLELRAKGPHTVGIFRKSANARQVREIRERIDANGSRMDWNGINAVVTAVVFKDFLRSLPDSLLCSGMYDQWLQVAAMDGQDSALEKIKGLCDRLPSANVTLLRHFLCVLLHIVANSSHNMMSASNLAVCVGPSLLWAPVAAANATAAAAALNPALALSAEATASKQVPALVAVLIDKCSILFGAETANLLNDKAPAATSAPEAQNSSRRVSCNTNGVTTNGHSRSRQAPVQKHMARQGLMQHDSGNEESDSLHSLYHSDVMRRDDSSIDSLERELLGDGLEHDHHHVHSIHLRRDKMSVTNLSRDSGLTLSDTQLYTPDEDMEEGSESSSSGRGSDRDKSRNGGVQLRSRSTTASATIVSSRADQTRSMYSVPSIRGSEKNGIANGSVRLLDSYGKLNGGPSSYTPVYDHSRPDAIYRKMSDDAVYAVPKATPTVVLGEEYQSGGSHFQRQDWFRRKSHNRKQSGGVKFDSPPMSGMMLRRSASDESLANVNQSSEIHYHQNYKKPAAHRKGRAPAPPVGTRMTMDCMELSRRSKSDANLDMEGLRFCVDEPDRRVNGHKSPNYSSGSIRPSHSTPHITAEEQASTADRSYDSSTLSDDDSTPHVSRSNSRGSKDYRAVNSAWESTYGALTVPVPAPIHIIVSQDGTGSIVYPNSNGTPSTKHSSRTNTGSSSSSSSRMATTSTPHHEHRSRQAERRPVVSCAPSSGSASRSSHYVATPPTGSSRYADYDTVIYASNGGRRSREQQDTSLYSIHSNGSGSLSGTPDIPSYEEAMMSRRQRHQGTPVTGGTNWTTWKEKSNNNSLIQVRASPIRLNSQQPDESGWDAEGHTPPPLPPKSDPIPPLPPKQKIHLRSHNPVRMRINNSVQSPSSSRTRPVTIHMDASILSSLDGSGSSSPTQPPSLPRKERNRGNNVSVVSIENSYTPLHRSFAFSTHNLRTAMENNAGRVEEWTSAKEDDQEAELSDQSDRRVDQEIQTSGHWAQFCEIETQTSLSPQPSLTPSASSADEAPPPKLTVGRYEKNTRGVNNRRREVAVETERSRPRTKDSSTGRDGLGLHRSHSLPPLDKVSSEDGTDDEDVEEEKPDFPNTPQPQPQSQSSATSQALRRAEISWSVSQLRALFNGNSSVSSGSSIPPPYRSPPAHQQQQQTRQRSESTDSYGEESYV; this comes from the exons ATTCAGCGGTTGGCCAGTTATGAGCGCTACTTTCAGGATCTGCTGTGCGAGACGGGTGCTGATCATCCCGACCTTGACGACGTTCACAAAGCCCGAGATAAAGCTCAAGAG TTGGTGAAACGCTGCGAGGAGGAAATCAATCAGCTGGATCGAGTGCAGAACCTGTTCCCCAACGACCAGCTCTATCTCCACGACAAGGATGCTCTCAGTCTG aAGATGAAGGGTCTGATCCGGAAGCGGTCTACGACGGCCGCTCGGCTACAAAGGGCCTTTTCGGCCAAGAGCCTGCGCACCGCCGCCAGCAATCCAGCGGCGGTGGTCAGCGTCACACCGTCgggctccagcagcagcccaggcGGCAGTGAAATGGGCGCCGACAGCCCAGCCGTTCACTCGTCGCCGTCCAATTCGACGTCGCTCATGACAACGCCCAACAACAAGACGCCCAATGACAAGGAGAAGAGGCAGTTCATCATGGAGACGTCCGTTCAATTCATTAAC GGATTGCAGAGTCGCGATCGTCATTTGTTTCTATTTAACGACTTGTTGCTGATCGCCAAGGCCCGTTCCGGcggtcatttcaaattgaagGACAAGGTGCGCATCTCTGAGCTTTGGCTCTCGACCGGCATCGAAGAAGTGGCCGAAGGATCGGCCGGCAAGTCTCGCGACACTTCATTCGTCATTGGCTGGCCGCCGTCCGTCAACCTGGTCGCCACTTTCAG TTCGGCAGCGTTGCGCGATCTATGGTGGAACCGGCTGGGCCAGGCCGTCAAAGACGAACGGGACAAGGAGCCGAAAACAACTACCATTCAAATCACCTACCACGACGCCGTCCAGGCTATTGGATAC ACCAAGACATTGTCGGTGAGTCCCACGGAGACGGTGCGTGACGTCATCAAACTGGCCCTGTCGCACCTGGAGATGTCCGGGACGGCCGACATCAATTCGTTCCGCCTCTGGCTCAAGACGGGCGGCAGCGCTTCGACGTTGACGTCGACGTCGATCGATAGCGACTCGTCGCCTTATCCGCTCATCGGTCACGAACTGCCGTTCGCCATCAAGATGAACTGCCTGAGGGATTACATTGGACGGGCAGCCGTCGACAATGACAACAGCATCCATTTTGAGAGCAACGGCAACGGATTGACGACGCCCATCGACATGCTGGATCACTGCAACAACATCTACAACGCTGATCCGGCCGCCCGCTGCCAGTTCATCCTCAG AAGTGTGCAGAAGCCGAGTTTCAACGGTTCCGTCCTGGGAAATGCCAAGCAAGTGGTGGCCACCAAGGGCGCGAATGGCGCCGGCGGCGCTGCTAAAACCAAGAAATCGCCGACCAGGATCCAGAAAGTCTTTCGGCGGGTCCAAAGCAAACCGGACTCACTGGAAACGGTGGGCGCCGGCAATCCGACCTCTCCCACTTTATTGGCAGCAGCCAAAGCTGGCGCTTTCTTTGGCCAGCCGCTCAACAAGATTTTCCCCCAACCGGATCAGCTCCCGCAACCCATCATGGACATGTTGCTGGAACTCAGAGCCAAGGGACCGCACACGGTCGGCATTTTCCGCAAGTCGGCCAACGCTCGCCAGGTGCGAGAGATCCGCGAGCGCATCGACGCCAACGGGTCCAGGATGGACTGGAACGGCATCAACGCCGTCGTCACCGCCGTCGTCTTCAAGGACTTTCTCCGCTCGCTGCCCGACAGTCTCCTCTGCTCCGGCATGTACGACCAGTGGCTCCAGGTGGCCGCCATGGACGGACAAGACTCTGCTTTAGAGAAAATTAAAGG GTTGTGCGATCGACTTCCCAGCGCTAACGTGACGCTGCTGCGCCATTTTCTGTGCGTGCTCCTGCACATCGTGGCCAATTCTTCCCACAATATGATGTCAGCCTCGAATTTGGCCGTCTGCGTCGGGCCGAGCTTGCTCTGGGCACCCGTGGCCGCCGCTAACGCTACGGCCGCAGCTGCGGCCCTGAATCCGGCCCTGGCTCTCAGCGCCGAAGCCACCGCATCCAAGCAAGTCCCCGCCCTTGTGGCCGTCCTCATTGACAAGTGCTCGATCCTCTTTGGCGCCGagacg GCCAATTTGTTGAACGACAAAGCACCGGCTGCCACATCCGCTCCGGAAGCTCAAAACAGTAGTAGGAGAGTGAGTTGTAACACGAACGGCGTGACGACCAACGGACACAGCCGAAGTCGTCAAGCGCCCGTACAGAAACACATGGCCAGACAAGGATTGATGCAGCACGATTCCGGCAATGAGGAATCAGACAGCTTGCACAGTCTTTATCACT CGGATGTCATGCGCCGAGATGATTCATCCATCGACAGTCTGGAACGAGAGCTGCTGGGTGACGGACTAGAACACGATCACCACCACGTCCATTCGATTCATTTGAGACGCGATAAAATGTCGGTGACCAACTTGTCCAGGGATTCCGGATTAACCCTTTCCGATACTCAACTCTACACACCCGACGAAGACATGGAAGAAGGCAgcgagtcgtcgtcgtccggcCGTGGATCGGACCGTGACAAATCACGAAATGGCGGCGTTCAATTGCGATCCCGATCGACCACAGCCTCGGCGACTATCGTGTCCAGCAGGGCGGATCAGACCCGCTCCATGTACTCTGTGCCGTCCATCCGCGGCAGCGAGAAAAATGGAATTGCAAACGGTTCCGTCCGTCTCTTGGACAGCTACGGCAAGTTGAACGGCGGCCCGTCGAGCTACACGCCCGTTTACGATCATTCGCGACCGGATGCGATTTATCGCAAGATGTCAGACGACGCCGTCTACGCCGTGCCGAAAGCCACTCCAACCGTCGTCCTGGGCGAAGAATATCAGTCGGGTGGATCGCATTTCCAGCGACAGGATTGGTTCAGGCGCAAGTCGCACAACCGGAAGCAATCCGGCGGAGTCAAGTTTGACTCGCCGCCCATGTCGGGAATGATGTTGCGTCGCAGCGCCTCTGACGAGAGCCTGGCCAACGTCAATCAGTCGTCGGAAATCCATTACCATCAGAATTACAAGAAACCGGCCGCTCATCGCAAGGGAAGGGCTCCAGCTCCGCCCGTCGGAACTCGGATGACGATGGACTGTATGGAACTGTCTCGTCGATCGAAATCCGACGCCAATTTGGACATGGAAGGCCTGCGCTTCTGCGTAGACGAACCGGACCGTCGAGTCAACGGGCACAAGAGCCCCAATTACTCCAGCGGATCCATCCGGCCGAGTCATTCCACTCCGCACATTACGGCCGAGGAGCAGGCCTCGACGGCCGATCGGTCATACGATTCCAGCACGCTCAGCGATGACGACTCGACTCCGCACGTTAGCCGATCGAATTCGCGAGGATCAAAAGACTATCGGGCCGTCAATTCCGCCTGGGAATCCACCTACGGAGCGCTGACTGTCCCGGTTCCAGCTCCTATTCACATCATCGTTTCCCAAGATGGTACCGGATCGATCGTCTACCCCAACAGCAACGGAACACCGTCCACCAAACACTCGAGCCGGACCAATAcgggaagcagcagcagcagctctagcCGGATGGCCACGACGTCGACTCCGCACCACGAACATCGATCGAGGCAAGCGGAGCGGCGGCCCGTCGTCAGTTGCGCACCCTCTTCCGGTTCGGCCTCTCGATCCTCGCACTACGTCGCGACGCCGCCCACCGGATCGAGCCGCTACGCCGATTACGACACTGTGATCTACGCCAGCAATGGTGGACGTCGCTCTCGTGAGCAGCAGGACACGAGTCTCTACTCCATTCACTCTAACGGCAGTGGATCGCTGAGTGGGACTCCGGATATTCCCAGTTATGAAGAAGCCATGATGAGCCGACGCCAGAGGCATCAGGGCACACCAGTTACGGGCGGTACCAACTGGACGACGTGGAAGGAgaaatccaacaacaacagcttgATTCAGGTTCGCGCCTCGCCCATCCGCCTCAACAGCCAGCAGCCGGACGAATCCGGATGGGACGCCGAAGGCCACACCCCACCGCCTTTGCCGCCCAAGAGCGATCCGATCCCGCCGCTTCCGCCCAAGCAGAAGATTCACCTGCGCTCGCACAATCCCGTGCGGATGCGGATCAATAATTCGGTGCAATCGCCGTCGTCGAGCCGAACGAGGCCCGTGACGATCCACATGGACGCTTCAATCCTGTCGAGTTTGGACGGAAGCGGATCGTCGAGTCCGACTCAGCCACCGTCGCTTCCGCGCAAGGAGCGCAACCGCGGCAACAACGTGAGCGTCGTCTCGATCGAGAACAGCTACACCCCGCTGCATCGCTCGTTCGCTTTCTCTACCCACAACCTCCGCACGGCCATGGAGAACAACGCCGGACGCGTTGAGGAGTGGACTTCGGCCAAAGAGGACGACCAGGAAGCCGAGCTGAGCGACCAGAGCGACAGGAGAGTGGACCAGGAGATCCAGACGTCCGGTCACTGGGCCCAGTTTTGCGAGATTGAAACGCAGACGTCGCTGTCGCCGCAACCCAGTCTGACTCCGTCGGCCTCCTCCGCCGACGAGGCGCCGCCGCCAAAGTTGACGGTCGGTCGCTACGAGAAGAACACGCGAGGCGTCAACAACAGGCGACGGGAAGTGGCCGTGGAAACGGAGCGCAGCCGTCCCAGAACCAAAGACTCGTCCACCGGAAGGGATGGATTGGGGCTTCACCGATCTCACTCCCTCCCTCCGCTGGATAAAGTCTCGTCGGAAGACGGAACGGACGACGAAGACGTTGAGGAAGAGAAGCCAGATTTCCCGAATACGCCGCAGCCGCAGCCGCAATCGCAGAGCTCCGCAACTAGTCAGGCACTCCGGCGGGCTGAAATCAGCTGGAGTGTCTCTCAACTACGGGCTCTCTTCAACGGCAACTCGAGCGTGTCGAGCGGTTCCAGCATTCCGCCACCGTATCGCTCTCCTCCTgctcaccagcagcagcagcagacgcgaCAGCGGTCCGAATCAACCGACAGTTACGGAGAGGAATCCTACGTTTGA